One region of Syntrophobacter fumaroxidans MPOB genomic DNA includes:
- a CDS encoding SDR family oxidoreductase: MKTKPVLVIGGTGYVGGRLIPRLLEAGYRVRAMVRNLEKLKCRPWSGHSLLEAVEGDVLDLESFKNASRGCRAAVYLVHSMVSASSGKFPQADRTGASNMVVAAAAAGLDRIIYLGGLGSKDDPALSEHLKSRHEVAQILQSGPVPVTFLRAAMILGSGSASFEMLRYLVERLPVMLTPPWVRTLVQPIAIRNVLHYLQGCLEQEASRGETFDIGGPDVLTYEDLIQIYAEVCGLPKRVIIPISFLTPHMSAFWIHMMTPIPSSIALPLAEGLQNEVVCGDTRIHHIIPQRLLTCRETIELAVKRVEQHTIETCWTDAGEMRPPEWTYCGDADYSGGTILECGSRIQLRATPEEIWEPISKIGGPSGWYFANPLWSLRGWVDRLVGGTGMNRGRRDPTELHTGDALDFYRVLDARAPHHLVLLSEMKTPGEAILEFKITPLGEGVTELEQLSRFVPRGLAGLVYWYGLFLFHEWLFGGMVFNTAKKTGKPIVKGPERFTPRIHRPCGINPRDH; encoded by the coding sequence ATGAAGACCAAACCCGTGCTTGTCATCGGGGGCACCGGCTACGTGGGAGGCCGCCTGATCCCCAGACTCCTCGAGGCCGGCTATCGCGTGCGGGCGATGGTCAGGAACCTGGAGAAGCTCAAGTGTCGTCCCTGGTCAGGTCATTCACTCCTCGAGGCGGTCGAAGGCGACGTTCTCGATCTCGAATCGTTCAAGAACGCCTCACGGGGATGCCGGGCCGCGGTCTACCTAGTTCACTCGATGGTGTCTGCTTCCTCGGGGAAGTTTCCGCAGGCGGACCGCACCGGTGCGAGCAACATGGTTGTAGCCGCCGCCGCCGCGGGGCTCGACCGGATCATCTACCTGGGCGGACTGGGGAGCAAAGACGATCCTGCATTGAGCGAGCACTTGAAATCCAGGCATGAGGTTGCGCAGATTCTGCAATCCGGACCCGTTCCGGTGACCTTCCTGCGCGCAGCCATGATCCTCGGGTCCGGCAGCGCATCGTTCGAAATGCTCCGATACCTGGTGGAACGTCTGCCGGTCATGCTCACCCCGCCGTGGGTGCGTACCCTGGTGCAGCCCATCGCCATCCGAAACGTCCTTCATTACCTTCAGGGATGCCTCGAACAGGAGGCCTCAAGAGGCGAGACGTTCGACATCGGCGGGCCCGACGTGCTCACCTACGAAGACCTCATCCAGATATACGCCGAGGTGTGCGGGTTGCCCAAAAGAGTGATTATTCCGATTTCCTTTCTCACTCCGCACATGAGCGCTTTCTGGATACATATGATGACGCCGATCCCTTCTTCCATCGCGCTGCCCCTGGCTGAGGGTCTGCAGAACGAGGTCGTTTGCGGGGACACCCGAATTCACCATATCATCCCCCAGAGACTTCTCACCTGCCGCGAGACCATCGAACTGGCCGTGAAACGGGTTGAACAGCACACCATCGAAACCTGCTGGACCGATGCCGGCGAAATGCGCCCGCCGGAGTGGACTTATTGCGGGGATGCCGACTACTCAGGCGGGACGATCCTGGAATGCGGAAGCCGGATTCAACTGAGGGCGACCCCGGAGGAAATATGGGAGCCGATCAGTAAGATCGGGGGGCCGAGCGGTTGGTACTTCGCCAACCCGTTATGGTCTTTGCGGGGCTGGGTGGATCGGCTTGTCGGCGGCACGGGGATGAACCGGGGAAGGCGGGATCCGACGGAACTGCATACGGGCGACGCGCTGGATTTCTACCGGGTACTCGATGCGAGGGCGCCTCATCATCTGGTGCTCCTCTCGGAGATGAAGACCCCGGGGGAAGCCATTCTGGAATTCAAGATCACTCCTTTAGGAGAGGGGGTGACCGAGCTCGAGCAGCTGTCGAGATTTGTGCCGCGCGGCCTTGCAGGGCTTGTTTACTGGTATGGTTTGTTTCTCTTCCACGAATGGCTCTTCGGCGGCATGGTTTTCAACACCGCCAAGAAAACCGGGAAACCCATCGTCAAGGGCCCCGAGCGATTCACTCCGCGAATCCACCGGCCTTGCGGGATCAACCCCCGCGACCATTGA
- a CDS encoding DUF3096 domain-containing protein, which yields MSYPPHVPVQAVVSVITGILILIMPKLLNYIVAIYLILSGLLMMLRY from the coding sequence ATGAGTTATCCTCCACATGTACCGGTACAGGCAGTCGTATCCGTGATCACGGGCATTCTCATTTTGATCATGCCGAAACTCCTCAACTATATCGTCGCCATCTACCTGATCCTGTCGGGACTCCTGATGATGTTGCGGTATTGA
- a CDS encoding TolC family protein — MKSQSGRGVARRRFESHRAVFLYVLGVIAAITVSGCSTTGDSAPNANPALPIESPVLPPTAPSMEDSAGKGGTLTVDRAIQEALSVSPELDQARSRVAAAGEQVRQAEAMFYPRIVLSQEYNTTDNPVYALMYIINQRRFQPTIAFNDPGRQHDVVSSAQGEWALFEGGSRRFDRSAALNQRRAQQDEVFAMRNQLVARVTETYYQWLQSLVFIDVAEKTLEAAQLDQRLGEARYKAEMALPSEVLRLKARTAEVRGSLVTAKSSARRFQAALERLIARSITQGEIPRPELSSDEPPLSAAAEDADALVAQALNRRPEMAAIRSMVLAAGDRVKSARGGLLPKLSTSARYQWDSEEIVDGEGSWMFGIQAAWPIFEGGMTWSRIAEARSRLQEVQAKGRQIALDIALEVQQAALAVQEAAEKIKVADERRAWAEKALREVRFIFEKQIAGVDSLLQAEVSWNQAEVAYTAAVFEGRIAHALLRKSLGDFAEWLEAKHE; from the coding sequence ATGAAAAGTCAATCGGGGCGCGGTGTCGCGAGACGTCGCTTTGAGAGCCACCGTGCCGTCTTTCTGTACGTACTGGGCGTGATCGCCGCGATCACCGTTTCGGGTTGTTCAACCACCGGCGATTCCGCCCCGAATGCGAACCCCGCGCTCCCGATCGAATCCCCGGTCCTCCCGCCCACGGCTCCGTCGATGGAGGACTCGGCCGGGAAGGGCGGCACCCTCACGGTGGACCGTGCAATACAGGAAGCCCTGAGCGTCAGTCCCGAGCTGGACCAGGCCAGAAGCAGAGTGGCCGCCGCCGGCGAACAGGTCAGGCAGGCCGAAGCCATGTTCTATCCGCGGATCGTGCTCTCCCAGGAGTACAACACCACGGACAATCCGGTTTATGCACTGATGTATATCATCAACCAGAGGCGTTTCCAGCCGACGATCGCCTTCAACGATCCCGGGCGGCAGCACGATGTGGTCTCCTCGGCTCAGGGAGAATGGGCGCTGTTCGAAGGCGGAAGCCGACGGTTCGACCGGAGCGCGGCGTTGAATCAGCGCCGGGCTCAACAGGACGAAGTTTTCGCCATGCGCAACCAGCTCGTGGCAAGGGTTACCGAGACCTACTACCAGTGGTTGCAGTCGTTGGTGTTCATCGACGTGGCGGAGAAAACGCTCGAAGCCGCTCAATTGGATCAAAGACTCGGTGAGGCGCGCTACAAGGCCGAAATGGCCTTGCCCAGCGAAGTGCTCCGGTTGAAAGCCCGTACGGCCGAGGTGCGCGGCAGCCTGGTCACTGCGAAATCGAGCGCCAGGCGTTTCCAGGCTGCTTTGGAACGCCTCATTGCCAGGTCCATTACCCAGGGGGAAATCCCGCGTCCGGAGCTTTCGTCGGATGAGCCGCCGCTTTCAGCCGCCGCGGAAGACGCCGATGCGCTCGTGGCTCAGGCTCTGAACCGGCGGCCGGAAATGGCGGCCATACGGTCGATGGTTCTCGCCGCGGGGGACCGCGTCAAGTCCGCTCGGGGGGGACTCCTGCCCAAGCTGTCCACCAGCGCGCGTTACCAGTGGGATTCGGAGGAGATCGTGGACGGCGAGGGAAGCTGGATGTTCGGCATACAAGCCGCCTGGCCGATTTTTGAGGGGGGAATGACGTGGTCGCGGATCGCTGAGGCCCGGTCCCGTCTGCAGGAAGTGCAGGCGAAGGGCAGGCAGATCGCGCTGGACATCGCCCTGGAAGTCCAACAGGCGGCCCTGGCCGTCCAGGAGGCTGCGGAGAAGATCAAGGTTGCCGACGAGCGTCGGGCATGGGCCGAGAAGGCCCTGCGGGAGGTGCGGTTCATTTTCGAGAAGCAGATTGCCGGCGTGGACTCCCTGCTGCAGGCCGAAGTGTCGTGGAACCAGGCGGAAGTGGCCTACACGGCGGCCGTATTTGAAGGCCGGATTGCCCATGCGCTGCTCAGAAAATCCCTGGGGGACTTCGCGGAATGGTTGGAGGCCAAGCATGAATAA
- a CDS encoding efflux RND transporter periplasmic adaptor subunit: MNKAQEDEKRRKVFRETLKASGAVLILVLLMAWLAGGFLKKVRPGPAQPVAPEPGVRMQAVERRTFPTVVEQVGTVRSRAEARVSSRIIAQVREILVREGDSVVGADEKDGKPTVMARLDDGDIQARLRQAEAQLAAVGRAKEVSSARLGAARSQVEAVRANREKAFSDYKRYAELKRDQAATGQQVEHARALRNATEAQLQGSIKEVQVARGELERVEAQREHAEAAVAEARAMLDYTIIRAPFSGKVIRKMVDVGDMASPGQPLFLLEARSAPELHAQVTESLVPFLKTGQEFSIRIDALDCSFPGVLSEIVPRSDPVTRTVQVKVSLPPDERLINGLYGRLPISRGHYETLVVPAAAVQQSGQLDFVRVVGADGATRRRFVTLGRRQEGLVEVLTGLKEGEKVVAP; this comes from the coding sequence ATGAATAAGGCGCAGGAAGACGAAAAACGCAGGAAAGTCTTCAGGGAAACATTGAAGGCCTCCGGTGCGGTTCTCATTCTGGTTCTGCTGATGGCCTGGCTTGCCGGGGGCTTCTTGAAGAAGGTGCGACCCGGCCCCGCCCAACCCGTGGCGCCGGAGCCCGGAGTCAGGATGCAGGCAGTGGAGCGGCGCACTTTCCCGACAGTCGTCGAACAGGTCGGAACGGTCAGATCCCGGGCAGAGGCCCGCGTCTCCAGCCGAATCATCGCGCAGGTCAGGGAAATCCTGGTGCGCGAAGGCGATTCGGTGGTCGGTGCGGATGAGAAGGACGGGAAACCGACGGTCATGGCGCGCCTGGATGACGGCGACATTCAGGCCCGTCTGCGCCAGGCGGAGGCACAACTGGCTGCGGTCGGGAGGGCCAAGGAAGTTTCCTCCGCCCGGTTGGGCGCCGCCAGGTCCCAGGTGGAGGCAGTGCGGGCGAACCGCGAAAAAGCGTTTTCCGACTACAAACGCTACGCGGAGCTGAAGCGTGACCAAGCCGCCACGGGCCAGCAGGTCGAGCATGCCCGCGCGCTTCGAAATGCCACGGAAGCTCAACTGCAGGGTTCGATCAAAGAAGTGCAGGTCGCTCGAGGAGAGCTCGAGAGGGTGGAGGCTCAGCGGGAACATGCGGAGGCTGCCGTTGCGGAAGCTCGGGCCATGCTGGACTACACGATTATCCGGGCTCCTTTTTCGGGCAAGGTGATCCGGAAGATGGTCGATGTGGGGGACATGGCCTCCCCGGGACAGCCCCTGTTCCTGCTGGAAGCCCGGTCGGCACCGGAGCTGCACGCCCAGGTGACGGAATCCCTGGTGCCCTTCCTCAAGACGGGTCAGGAATTCAGCATTCGAATCGATGCCCTGGACTGCTCGTTCCCGGGGGTACTCAGCGAAATCGTTCCCAGGTCCGACCCCGTCACCCGAACGGTCCAGGTCAAGGTGAGTCTCCCCCCGGACGAGCGGCTCATCAATGGTCTCTACGGCAGGCTTCCCATTTCTCGCGGTCACTATGAAACCCTGGTGGTGCCTGCGGCCGCGGTGCAACAGAGCGGCCAGCTCGATTTCGTGCGCGTGGTGGGTGCGGACGGCGCAACGCGCAGGCGCTTTGTCACTCTCGGCCGGCGACAAGAGGGCCTTGTCGAGGTTCTCACGGGTCTGAAGGAAGGCGAGAAGGTTGTCGCGCCATGA
- a CDS encoding efflux RND transporter permease subunit, which produces MNEPGHSSHHWMSKIVEAFLKGNLSVLFILISLIAGSVALLITPREEDPQIVVPIADVLISMPGASAREVERQVSTRLEKLLYQIDGVEYVYSTSFPSQAIVTVRFFVGEDRERSWVKLHNKIQANIDHVPPGVAGWVVKPVEIDDVPIVNLTLYSAEYGDFELRRMAEELEIRLQAVNNAGRTYIAGGRPRQISVGLSPQLMAGRNISLLEVQQAVKAANVALPAGNLTRDNREIRFDAGRFLSSTKDVEGLVVGVHEGRPVFLKEIATVTDGPAEAQCYTRIALGERAHSGMDPLASKGPLPAGIRPFADYPAVTVAVAKRKGTNAVWVSEEVKKQAERFAHEILPEGVHLRVTRDFGQSADDKVNELVEALLVAIVIVVILLAYSLGWREGIIIALAVPVTFSFTLLINFFLGYTINRVTLFALILSLGLVVDDPIVDVENIHRHFSLRKEPPERAVVSAVNEVRPPIILATFAVIISFVPMFFITGMMGPYMAPMALNVPVAMLMSLLVAFTITPWLSLHMLRRTYDRPHEKEPVPEEDALHRIYSGIMTAVIRRRDLRWGILGTVVILLIFSGWLVTSHRVPLKMLPFDNKNEFLVVIDMPRGTALETTEAAARAMADYLVRVPEVTDVTTHAGISGPIDFNGLVRHYYLRQGAHVADVHANLVGKKHRSLQSHAVALRLRNDLQDIAIRHGANIKIVESPPGPPVIATLVAEVYGRSEQPYAELVEAASVVRRHMEELRGVVDVDDVVVAPQGRTVFRVDRTKASMSGITDEMIALSLRGLVEGAVPGPLRVENEVYPPSIKLRLPREDRALKADLDQMMIKGATGAGVFLSELGTFEEEAIDQPIYHKNLKPVVYVFGETAGLPPPEAVISLSERTATDQRLKEFEVIWSGEGEWDITLRVFRDLGIAFGVAVLGIYILLLYQTGSYLLPAIQLIALPLSVIGILPGFWVLNLISGGPVGGWGNPVYFTATAMIGMIALAGIATRNSILLIEFVEARRQEGRALVASLIEAGALRTRPIFLTSFAAMLAAWPITLDPIFSGLAWALIFGIAVSTFFTLIVVPLVYYMAYRRTGEDRITYGENKTS; this is translated from the coding sequence ATGAATGAACCGGGTCATTCCTCACATCACTGGATGAGCAAAATTGTCGAGGCCTTCCTCAAGGGCAACCTCTCCGTACTGTTCATCCTCATCAGCCTGATTGCCGGTTCCGTGGCGCTCCTCATCACGCCCCGCGAGGAGGATCCGCAGATCGTGGTGCCCATCGCGGATGTGCTCATCAGTATGCCAGGGGCTTCCGCGCGCGAGGTCGAGCGCCAGGTTTCGACCCGCCTGGAGAAGCTCCTGTACCAGATCGACGGGGTGGAATACGTCTACTCCACGAGCTTCCCGTCACAGGCGATCGTTACGGTGCGCTTCTTCGTGGGAGAAGACAGGGAACGGAGCTGGGTGAAGCTCCACAACAAGATCCAGGCCAACATCGACCACGTGCCGCCGGGAGTTGCCGGGTGGGTGGTCAAACCCGTGGAAATCGATGACGTGCCCATCGTCAACCTGACGCTTTACAGCGCCGAGTACGGCGACTTCGAGCTGCGCCGCATGGCCGAGGAGCTCGAGATCCGCCTGCAGGCCGTGAACAATGCCGGGCGGACCTACATTGCGGGAGGAAGACCCCGCCAGATCTCGGTCGGCCTGTCCCCGCAGCTCATGGCCGGCCGCAACATCTCCCTGCTGGAAGTCCAGCAGGCCGTCAAGGCGGCCAACGTGGCCTTGCCCGCGGGGAACCTCACGAGAGACAACCGGGAAATCCGGTTCGACGCCGGCCGATTCCTGTCATCGACGAAGGACGTGGAGGGCCTCGTGGTCGGCGTCCATGAGGGGAGACCGGTGTTTCTGAAGGAAATCGCCACGGTCACGGACGGTCCCGCGGAAGCGCAGTGTTACACGCGCATTGCCCTCGGCGAGCGGGCCCATTCCGGCATGGACCCTCTGGCGTCGAAGGGTCCGCTTCCCGCCGGGATTCGGCCTTTCGCCGACTACCCCGCCGTGACCGTTGCCGTGGCCAAGCGCAAAGGGACCAATGCGGTATGGGTGTCCGAGGAAGTCAAGAAACAGGCGGAACGGTTTGCCCATGAAATCCTGCCGGAAGGCGTTCATCTCAGGGTGACCCGGGATTTCGGGCAAAGTGCGGATGACAAGGTGAACGAATTGGTGGAAGCGCTGCTGGTCGCCATAGTCATCGTGGTGATCCTTCTTGCGTACAGTCTTGGCTGGCGGGAGGGCATCATCATCGCACTGGCCGTGCCCGTCACTTTCAGTTTCACTTTGCTGATCAATTTCTTCCTCGGTTACACCATCAACCGCGTGACGCTTTTTGCCCTGATCCTGTCCCTCGGGCTGGTCGTCGACGACCCCATCGTGGACGTGGAAAACATTCACCGGCATTTTTCCCTTCGCAAGGAACCGCCTGAACGGGCCGTGGTGAGCGCGGTGAACGAGGTCCGGCCGCCGATCATTCTGGCCACCTTTGCGGTCATCATTTCATTTGTCCCCATGTTTTTCATCACCGGGATGATGGGTCCCTACATGGCGCCCATGGCGCTCAACGTGCCGGTGGCCATGCTGATGAGCCTTCTCGTCGCCTTCACCATCACCCCATGGCTTTCCCTCCACATGTTGCGCCGTACTTACGATCGACCGCACGAAAAGGAACCCGTCCCCGAGGAGGACGCGCTCCACAGGATTTACTCCGGGATCATGACGGCGGTCATCCGGCGCCGCGACCTGCGCTGGGGCATCCTGGGAACGGTGGTGATCCTTCTGATCTTCTCCGGCTGGCTCGTCACTTCGCACCGGGTGCCCTTGAAGATGCTCCCCTTCGACAACAAGAACGAGTTCCTCGTTGTGATCGACATGCCCAGGGGTACCGCCCTGGAGACAACCGAAGCGGCTGCGCGGGCCATGGCGGACTACCTGGTCCGTGTGCCCGAGGTGACCGATGTCACCACCCACGCGGGGATAAGCGGTCCGATCGATTTCAACGGGTTGGTTCGGCACTATTACCTGAGGCAGGGGGCGCACGTCGCGGATGTTCACGCCAACCTGGTGGGGAAAAAGCACAGAAGCCTGCAGAGCCATGCCGTCGCGCTTCGGCTTCGCAATGATCTCCAGGATATCGCAATCAGGCACGGCGCCAACATCAAGATCGTGGAAAGCCCCCCCGGACCTCCGGTGATCGCCACCCTGGTTGCGGAAGTCTATGGGCGTTCGGAGCAACCCTACGCGGAATTGGTCGAGGCCGCATCGGTCGTGCGCCGGCACATGGAGGAATTGCGCGGGGTTGTGGACGTGGACGATGTCGTGGTGGCTCCCCAGGGCAGGACCGTGTTCCGGGTGGATCGCACCAAGGCGTCCATGAGCGGCATCACCGACGAAATGATCGCCCTGAGTCTGCGCGGGCTTGTGGAGGGAGCCGTTCCAGGCCCGCTCAGGGTTGAAAACGAAGTCTATCCTCCATCGATCAAGCTCCGTCTGCCCAGGGAGGATCGCGCCCTGAAGGCCGACCTCGACCAGATGATGATCAAGGGGGCGACGGGAGCGGGAGTGTTCCTGTCCGAACTGGGAACTTTCGAAGAGGAAGCGATCGACCAGCCCATCTATCACAAGAACCTCAAACCGGTCGTGTACGTATTCGGGGAGACCGCCGGCCTGCCTCCCCCCGAAGCGGTGATCAGCCTGAGTGAAAGGACCGCGACGGACCAACGGCTCAAGGAATTCGAAGTGATCTGGTCGGGAGAAGGGGAATGGGACATCACGCTCCGGGTGTTCCGCGACCTGGGGATTGCGTTCGGCGTTGCCGTCCTGGGCATTTACATCCTCCTGCTCTACCAGACCGGGAGCTATCTGCTTCCGGCCATCCAGTTGATCGCCCTGCCGCTTTCGGTCATCGGCATTCTTCCCGGGTTCTGGGTGCTGAACCTCATCAGCGGCGGGCCGGTGGGCGGGTGGGGTAACCCGGTTTACTTCACGGCGACCGCCATGATCGGTATGATCGCCCTGGCGGGCATCGCCACCAGAAATTCCATTCTGCTCATTGAATTCGTCGAAGCGAGGAGGCAGGAGGGCAGGGCCCTGGTTGCATCTTTGATCGAAGCGGGCGCTCTGCGGACAAGGCCCATCTTCCTTACCTCCTTTGCGGCAATGCTTGCCGCATGGCCGATCACCCTCGATCCGATCTTCTCCGGATTGGCATGGGCACTCATTTTCGGGATAGCCGTCTCCACCTTCTTCACGCTGATCGTTGTGCCGCTGGTCTACTACATGGCTTACCGGCGTACGGGGGAAGACCGAATCACATACGGGGAGAACAAAACTTCATGA
- a CDS encoding DNA integrity scanning protein DisA nucleotide-binding domain protein — translation MKMPDDLFCEVCSEKRGINPETLKQVMILAVEIAREGREGRRIGTMFIVSDTDEVLKHSRNLILDPLLGHPDHLKRIEDPNARETIKELAQLDGAFIVSDDGVVVSACRYVDAFSEGINLPLGLGSRHMAAASITKQTQSVAVVVSESSVVRVFDDGEIVSEIIPELWMFKRYGSHWAVDGKKLEEEISAVTDLP, via the coding sequence ATGAAAATGCCCGATGATCTTTTCTGCGAGGTGTGCTCGGAGAAGCGCGGGATCAATCCGGAAACGCTGAAACAGGTCATGATCCTGGCGGTGGAGATTGCCCGCGAGGGGAGAGAAGGCCGGCGGATCGGGACGATGTTCATCGTTTCGGATACCGATGAGGTGCTCAAGCACTCCAGGAACCTTATCCTCGATCCGCTCCTGGGACACCCCGACCACCTGAAGCGCATCGAAGACCCGAATGCGCGCGAGACCATCAAGGAACTGGCCCAGCTGGACGGCGCCTTCATCGTCTCCGACGACGGCGTGGTGGTGTCGGCCTGTCGTTATGTCGATGCGTTCTCGGAGGGGATCAACCTGCCCCTGGGACTCGGCAGCAGGCACATGGCCGCCGCCTCGATCACCAAACAAACGCAATCGGTGGCCGTGGTGGTTTCCGAGAGCTCCGTCGTCAGGGTCTTCGACGATGGCGAAATCGTGTCCGAGATCATCCCGGAACTGTGGATGTTCAAGCGATACGGTTCCCATTGGGCCGTTGACGGGAAGAAGCTCGAGGAAGAAATCTCCGCGGTGACCGATTTGCCTTGA
- a CDS encoding HAD family hydrolase: MKHQAVIFDVDGTLLDSLEDLADSMDTVLRQNNFPVHSLDRYKYFVGNGMENLVRRALPEERRSDEALVAECFDRMREEYANRWNAKTRLYEGIPELLDALAGLNVRISVLSNKPHDFTRKVVGELLGRWRFDHVFGERMSVPRKPDPAAALEIAGLSGISPGRFLYLGDTATDMRTATAAGMFAVGALWGFRTADELLSAGAMALIRNPLELLPLL; encoded by the coding sequence ATGAAGCACCAGGCAGTGATCTTCGATGTGGACGGGACCCTCCTCGACAGCCTCGAGGATCTCGCCGATTCGATGGACACGGTATTGCGGCAGAACAACTTCCCGGTCCACAGCCTGGATCGATACAAGTACTTTGTGGGCAATGGGATGGAAAATCTGGTCCGCAGAGCGCTTCCGGAAGAGCGCCGCAGCGACGAGGCCCTCGTGGCGGAGTGTTTTGATCGCATGCGCGAGGAATACGCGAACCGGTGGAACGCGAAGACCCGCCTCTACGAAGGGATCCCCGAGCTTCTCGATGCACTTGCCGGACTGAATGTCAGGATTTCCGTCCTCTCAAACAAACCCCACGATTTCACCAGGAAGGTCGTCGGAGAGCTGCTGGGCCGGTGGCGGTTCGACCACGTGTTTGGAGAGAGGATGTCCGTGCCGCGGAAGCCCGACCCTGCCGCGGCTTTGGAAATCGCCGGACTGAGCGGCATATCGCCCGGCAGGTTCCTCTATCTGGGCGACACCGCAACCGACATGCGGACTGCAACGGCGGCCGGCATGTTCGCGGTGGGAGCGCTCTGGGGATTCCGTACGGCCGATGAGCTCCTGTCCGCCGGCGCCATGGCGCTCATCAGGAATCCGCTCGAGCTGCTGCCCCTCCTTTGA